A genomic stretch from Solanum stenotomum isolate F172 chromosome 8, ASM1918654v1, whole genome shotgun sequence includes:
- the LOC125874594 gene encoding uncharacterized protein LOC125874594 isoform X2 → MVDKAVSSQDNLVILVFLWFKLCSGFCLQIRSHVQFSQFPWILLPCASSPCQPIYYPEGQLISKGLPLVINVSLNHTEKLCVLKTKARLLSLLYLKSYICASHFFAFHFLGQQYKKLEILL, encoded by the exons ATGGTCGACAAGGCTGTTTCATCACAGGACAATTTGGTCATTCTTGTTTTCCTTTGGTTCAAACTGTGTTCTGGTTTCTGCTTACAGATAAGGAGTCATGTACAATTTTCACAGTTTCCATGGATTTTACTCCCCTGTGCTTCGTCTCCTTGtca GCCAATCTATTATCCTGAAGGCCAGCTAATTTCAAAAGGTCTTCCTTTGGTTATCAACGTTTCGCTTAACCATACAGAGAAGCTTTGTGTCCTGAAGACAAAAGCTCGATTGCTTAGTTTGTTGTATTTGAAATCTTACATCTGTGCCAGTCATTTCTTTGCATTCCACTTCCTAGGACAACAATATAAGAAACTTGAAATAttgctttaa
- the LOC125874594 gene encoding uncharacterized protein LOC125874594 isoform X1 produces the protein MVDKAVSSQDNLVILVFLWFKLCSGFCLQIRSHVQFSQFPWILLPCASSPCHRPIYYPEGQLISKGLPLVINVSLNHTEKLCVLKTKARLLSLLYLKSYICASHFFAFHFLGQQYKKLEILL, from the exons ATGGTCGACAAGGCTGTTTCATCACAGGACAATTTGGTCATTCTTGTTTTCCTTTGGTTCAAACTGTGTTCTGGTTTCTGCTTACAGATAAGGAGTCATGTACAATTTTCACAGTTTCCATGGATTTTACTCCCCTGTGCTTCGTCTCCTTGtca CAGGCCAATCTATTATCCTGAAGGCCAGCTAATTTCAAAAGGTCTTCCTTTGGTTATCAACGTTTCGCTTAACCATACAGAGAAGCTTTGTGTCCTGAAGACAAAAGCTCGATTGCTTAGTTTGTTGTATTTGAAATCTTACATCTGTGCCAGTCATTTCTTTGCATTCCACTTCCTAGGACAACAATATAAGAAACTTGAAATAttgctttaa
- the LOC125874590 gene encoding CSC1-like protein At4g35870, which translates to MYIIVPSALSYLAKFEHHLTVSGEQRAELLKMVCFFLVNLILLRALVESTVEGALLSMGPHYLDGEDCKKIEQFMTASFLTRTCLSSLAFLITSSFLGISFDLLASIPWINKKLQKFRKNDMLQLVPETSEDYPLENQDIDSLERPLIHERTSTVIADNNGFLHDASPNEIDFPGQNLSKYPPVNRTSPVPKPKFDFAQNYVCSSSGPCWCSLLWVQEINLATSYSGRHFFMEEPVAQGGLLPSLMANKADEVYGLSSTNSNSVLLQKTPTVGARLPIVGKISTYNNQGVKVDAPGFKLDDEATSHQQQVQEMEG; encoded by the exons ATGTACATTATTGTCCCTTCAGCTCTTTCTTATCTTGCAAAATTTGAACATCATCTTACTGTATCTGGTGAGCAAAGGGCTGAGCTGCTGAAAATGGTTTGCTTCTTTCTGGTAAATCTCATTTTGCTTAGGGCTCTGGTCGAATCGACTGTTGAGGGTGCTCTCTTAAGTATGGGTCCCCATTATTTGGATGGAGAAGATTGCAAAAAGATCGAGCAGTTCATGACTGCTTCCTTTTTGACAAGGACATGCCTTTCGTCTCTAGCATTTTTAATTACAAGCAGTTTCTTGGGTATATCTTTTGATTTATTAGCTTCAATTCCTTGGATTAACAAGAAGCTTCAAAAGTTTCGTAAAAATGACATGCTTCAGCTGGTACCAGAAACAAGTGAGGACTATCCATTGGAAAATCAAGACATTGATAGTTTGGAGAGGCCTCTGATTCATGAAAGGACTTCAACTGTGATTGCTGACAACAATGGATTTTTACATGATGCCTCTCCAAATGAAATTGATTTCCCTGGACAAAATTTGTCTAAATACCCTCCGGTCAATCGAACCTCACCAGTTCCAAAGCCGAAGTTCGATTTTGCACAGAATTATGTTTGCTCCTCTAGTGGTCCCTGTTGGTGCAGTTTACTTTGGGTACAG GAAATAAATTTGGCAACTTCATACAGCGGCAGACACTTTTTCATGGAG GAACCGGTAGCACAAGGTGGTTTGCTTCCTTCATTGATGGCCAACAAAGCTGATGAAGTTTATGGGCTCAGTAGTACTAATTCTAATTCAGTTCTGCTCCAAAAGACTCCGACAGTTGGTGCCAGGCTTCCTATAGTAGGAAAAATAAGTACTTATAATAATCAAGGGGTAAAGGTAGATGCACCTGGATTCAAACTTGATGATGAAGCTACTAGCCACCAACAACAAGTGCAAGAGATGGAAGGATAG